A region of the Ranitomeya imitator isolate aRanImi1 chromosome 10, aRanImi1.pri, whole genome shotgun sequence genome:
GTTTTAATATTAGGCTGTGTGcaaacgttgcagatttgcctgcggatttttctgcactaaatccgcacctcttggcagaaaacagaggtgcgttttttatgcgtttttggtgagttttttttatgcggatttgtatgtgtttttgaaagcttaATGAAGATctcttattgaacaaaaaaaaaaagatttgtcatgtaatttcttgtccaacctcctcttttacatttgtccaacccacactccattacacacagatagataaatagatagatagaatagatagaaggaatgagatagatagataatagattgatagatagatatattgatagatagatatatggatagatagatatatggatatatacatagatatataatagcaaggccgatgtttattaatggacaatatgtttaatttttggaaaaaaaatggcatgggctcccacgcaattttctgcgccagaggaggaaagccgacggccgggggcattATATTTGTAGCTTGGGAATggcgtaatacccatggccccttcccaggctatgaatatcaacccgcagctgtctgcgtagcctttattggctattaaaataggggaatccccccaaaaaattacatggggtccccctatattttatagccagaaaagctacgcagacatctgctggctgatattcatagcctagagaggggccatggacattggccccCCCAGCcacaaataccagcacccagccgccccagaaatggcgcatctggcaagattaatttggagacaaattaaaaaaattgttggatatacagatattatagctgaaatgccCCTTTGGGAAAATAGCTATTTTCCAACGCTGTTGAATCACCCGTCCACCGCCTTCTGGGTGATGCATGGTGTTACCTCGGTGGGGGATTTACATGACCGGGGGACCTTTGTGTCCTTTGAACAGCTGCTGACTAAACATGATATtccgagatcccaattttttcgTTTTTTACAATTAAGATCAGCTTTCCAGTCATATATGAGGGGGGTGGTTACGGGCCGCACAATCTCGTCTCTGCCTCTAATAGGAATCCTCAAATCCCAGGGACCCCAGggcctcatttcctctttatatacctacatgctatcaGTAGGTGCGGAATCAGTTATAAGACTCATTAAGGAGAAATGGGAGAGACTCATCCCTGACACACAGGAAGAAGAATGGGAGGAAATTTTAGAGTCCCCGATGAAGGTATCCCCGTCGGTTAATAACAGAATGACACAATTATACATAATGTACCAATCATATCTAACTCCCGTGcggctttttaaaatgggtcgaCTTCACTCTGCGGAATGTCTGCGCTGTCACCTGTCAGATGCGGACTTTGTTCACATGATGTGGAGCTGCCCGGTCATTCTTCAATATTGGAAGGAGGTGACCTCATTACTCTCCTCTATAGTATTGGCCCCTGTTCCTCTTGAGCCACTAAATTGTTTTTTTGGGGTATGGGATGAGGAGACTTGGGGTCATCACGTTGCAATTTTCTTACGAGAGTCACTTTTCATGGCAAGGAAGGTGGTGGCAATGCGGTGGATGGGGGGTTCGTGTCCCTCACTCAGAGCCTGGATTGAGTTAGTAAATTCGATTATCCCATACGAACGTACActgtatcaaaatagaggatgccCGGGTAAATTTGAGAAGATCTGGAGCGGCTGGAACTCCTCTCACCTCACTTTATAACTCATGGTTATTTATACTAGTGTAAAGTGTCAATTCTCTCTAGGTATCATGCAGAAAGGGACGTAGGTTTATTGTTAGGCGGCAGAAAGGTAGTTAGTAAGATACAGTTATACTTAAGATTTAATAACTGTAAATTTTTCATGACTCCACGTCAGATATGTACGCTTTCAATGGAGTAAAAGATATGTTGGACACACACTATGATATTCAGTTATGTATACATTGTACGTACTCAATATTGTATGTAATACTAAGGAGTATAAATTTGTGTATTATGTTGTTGTTCTTTCAACATTatggttaataaacgaatttaaaaagaaatggcgcatctgtaagatgcaccaattctggcatttagcccctctcttcccacttctgtgtagcagtgggatatggggtaataaggggttaatgtcacctttgtaatgtaaggtgacattaaacctggttaataatggagaggcatcaatcagacacctatccattattaatcctatagtagtgaatgagttaaaaagaaaaagaaaaagacacagccagaataatgtattttaatatttttaattttaccatACTCAATCgccggcaaaaaataaaaaataataaaccgacCGCATACTCCCTGTCCAATGCAGTCCAATtattaatgagtgtcccacgacgatctcccctatagaacagtgacatcaagtgatgtcactgctctataggcctctagtgacacactgacaggagacaatggctcctgcagtgcattactgaagaggttactgtagttcattctctcgctttatggcaaagctgcgtgagaaatttcccacacagcagtgccgcaagtgagagtaggaactatttctcacagcggcggatggatacagtgcggaaggataccttccgtcattgtatcctggagcccctggagagcggttgcatcagctgatgtggctgctctccacgggagatcgtcgtgggacactcgtatttATTGGATTTTTGCGGATCcgtgagtatattgtttgtttattatttttaatattttttacaggtgagcaattgcttcggggatcaaggtgatggtgagtatgtactctatgttgtatgttctgtatattatatgttctgtatgtactgtatgttgaatgttctgtatgtactgtatgttgaatGTTCTATATgtattgtatggtgtatgttgtatgttctatgttctgtatgtactgtataGTGTATGTTCTGTAtggtgtatgttctgtatgtactatatgttgtatgtactgtatgtactatatgttgtatgtactgtatgttgtatgttctgtatgttgtatgtactctatgttgtatgtactgtatgttgtatgtactgtatgttctgcatgttgtatgttctgtatgtactgtatgttgtatgtgtttttagtttttttacacttgaacaaagTAGCCGGATGAAgggactatactgtcccatcatccggctacctgtcactgtggcaggcatagccggatgagaCTAGTAGTCCCTTTGGACGACACCTTCCTACATagagccccgcacacacccacacacagacacacacagccccgcagacgccAGCACAACCCCACGATCCCCGCTCacagacacacagccccgcagacacacacaaacacaaacacacagacacacacatcttctccgcacacacacacaatctccgcccacacacagtctccgcccacacactcttccccctcccgatctgcagagtttctcgcacccaactccacaacaaaactgcagatcttttttaaacctgcggttttgctgcggattggcctgacacaatggaagtcaatggatgcagaaacgccgcagatccgcacaaaagaagtgacatcctgcggaaaataaaacgctgtgtttctgtgcggatttttccacagcatgtgcacatcaaGTGTGAGGTTCCCATAGACCTACATTGGTTGTgcgctacactgcggatttgatgcaattccgtgcggaaaaaaaacgctgcggatccgcaataaaatctgcaacctgtgcacacagccttagggtggaGATGTCTTTGTAAAACACAAGAAATCTTTTTCTGTTATACTTCTTTGGTTATGTCTGACTTTGCCAGTGTCTTTGGGGAGGTATTTAGTTTGTTGCTTTTACTTGTATTGCTTCTAATGTCCTTGGCCATTTCGAAATGAGAGTTTTATTATAATAACTCTACGTGGGAAACTCCTGTTTGTTGTCTGTGGAGCCTCCTATATCCAATATGTCTGTTTAGGGcattggtggacacagacagaaaagtgcCCCATTATTGGAACACTTTATGGGCCATTTTCAGTCCAAAAACtcattataatgcacaattccacctgctttggaggttttTGTCCTGGAGCCCCGTTCGGTTgccccaatgatatgtccgccccttggCAAAGGTAAATTCACCTCCACCTCTTTCACCTTTGAGTTAATCAATTTGAGCATTTCTGTTCACCTCATAACTGGACCTGCTCATCCACATCACTCTCCATCCTATGTGATTTTCTTGTGTTTTTACGGCAATGTTCCTGTATTGTGCATTTTTTGCTTTACAATACTTTCCATCGTGCCTTTTTATTGTCTGGCAATCTCAATGGCTGTTTTGCTCTATAGTAAATAGTTATAACTGACATTTTATTGCCGTATTTCTTGTGTCGGTATTACTTTCAATATGTTGTGTATCAATCTGATATTGTATCATTTTATGCACATGTCCGTTCACGCACAGGCCTCCTCTATGGTGCATGCCCTAAATGCTCTACTCTATTATTTCACCTTAAAGGAAATGTCGGCACATGTGAATTCCTTCTTTAGCGTCAACGTCTCTTTTTTGTTTCCTTCCCACATTTTTGGGAATGGGCAGTCTGGGAATGTGATCACGCTATACCGATGTGCGGTCTCCTGACCTCCCTTTGCCACACCCTGTAGGGATCTGCTTGCTATCACACGTAGCACGTGCAGGTAATGAATGTAGGAGACCAATATCTGCAGTTTACTCACTTTTGAATgtattagggtacgttcacattagcgtcatgcgacgctgcgtcgccgacgcaacgcacgacgcatcggaaacgcacgcaaaaacgcaacttttatgacgcaagcgtctgacggatgcgtcgtaaaacgcagcgttttcggtgcgtttttggtgcgttttaccaaaaaacgcagcgttttacgacgcatgcgttggcaAACACTGATTGGATCTTGagccacaatttagtgtctagacactagataacaccaccaatgaatagaagagggtgggtctagtgtctagacaatcgataatgtcaccaatgggtagatgggggtgggtattaatgtcatagtggtatatatacccccgcataccttatttccaaccatacagcatcaagatggatcgttccatggagagtatctacctcacttttgagctggaattagcccttgctatagcttatgcttttgcctgtcatgaacagaggagaagagacaaactacggagaaggagtcggcgGCGTTTTTGGcttcaccctatagtggaagtccgagagagtcgtggagcgtaccattgtctttttggtgaattaaatgagaaccaggacaaatacttagAATACACCAGGATGACAAAAGACAGCtttcgatatctgctgcgtctggtggaaggaaccatttccaggcaggacacgcagctccgtaaatcgatttcccctgaggagcgtctgctggtgactctacggtacgtaatggaatgtgaaggatttatatgttctagccattttttaaattaacatGTTTTTGTTTTGCGGGGTGggtgattgtaattaaaaatggaaaattcattcataacaattaaattaattatatttatttatttttcttcttgtcagtttcctggctactggagagacattgagatcactgcatttccagtttcggattggagtctcaacactgtcgggtattattgcagacacatgccgcgcattgtgggacaacctccgggaggaatttttgccCATCCCTACACAAGAAATATggcatgccaacgcccaaaaattccacAAAgtttgttctttccctaactgtatcggagctgtggatgggaagcacattaggattaccaagccgtcaagaagtggatctcttttttataattataaaaaatacttttccactgtgctgatggcaattgctggtgcggactgcaggtttctcgctgtggacattggagcctttggtcgtgcaaatgattcacggacatttaaggagtctgatatgggccaaagattgtacaataacaattttaatttcccccatccacgacctcttcccaacactgacggCCCggacctgccatttgttgttgttggtgatgaggcttttcaaatgagtggcaacctactgaaaccgtactccagtcgtgggttggaccgtaccaaaactatatttaattatagactgtccagggccagaagaactgtggagtgcgcctttggcatcctggtctccaaatggcgtatattaggatccgctataaatttgaaaattgagacagtggatgaggtggtgaaggcgtgtgtggttctccacaattttattattgataaagagagagtcaacgtggaactcgatgaacacatacaaaatccattgcctgattatcaagatcatcctctgcggacaactgtggagattgctcatatgagggaccaatttgctgcatactttgtttccgatgttggccgtgtttcatggcaagatgaaatggtctaattctgtatgttttattatgatgtcatgtaaacactgttgtgttcatcatttaaccatcctatgtatgGTGATTCTATGGTTATTGTTTTAATGTTCCCTGGATGTATAATGTGTTGTGTTTTCAAATACACTTCTTGAGCctttcagtttttaaaaaaaaaaatttcatacgtttatacatattaataaaatttaaaaaatccaaATTTATTGAAATTTATTGAATTTATTGAAAGTACTAATGTGTGtgccacaaaatttgtgtgtttcaTAGTATTGAGGCATAACATAAtctgctcccaccttgtcaaccatttttattcctgcagactatttgcatatggaacaaggcttgacaaggagggagacgatcatgtttgctaaactctacagagtgaacactattgtactcaggatgctataatacgtccagagtcaaatagtggtgaCACTGTCAACATTGCTTCCATCTCACCTgaacaatattcttaaggtacatttaacagcgtcgctgtttggtcgctggagagctgtcacacagaccgctctccagcgaccaacgatgccggtaaccagggtaaacatcgggtaactaagcgcagggccgcgcttagtaacccgatgtttaccctggttaccatgctaaaagtaaaaaaaaacaaacactacatacttacctacagccgtctgtcctccagcgctgcgctctgcttctctgctctcctcctgtactgtctgtgagctggaaagcagagcggtgacgtcaccgctctgctttccggctcacagacagtacaggaggagtgcagagcacagcgctggaggacagacagcgttaggtaagtatgtagtgtttgttttttttacttttagcatggtaaccagggtaaacatcgggttactaagcgcggccctgcgcttagttacccgatgtttaccctggttaccagtgaagacatcgctggatcggtgtcacacacgccgatccagcgatgtctccagggagtccagcgacgaaataaagttctggactttattcagcgaccaacgatctcccagcaggggcctgatcgttggtcgctgtcacacataacgatttaattaactatatcgttgctacgtcacaaatagcaacgatatcgttaacaatatcgttatgtgtgaaggtacctttacactacggtgtgtgaaacgtccatcgccgtcagcttcccgtactgtgccagccctaaagcacagcacagcgtttaaggcaacggtgtgctcagctttacgggcgggaatcacagtgtcagtgcggaaagatgacggcgagggacttggtagacacctttttatattagtGGGGTATTGTAAACTTTTTATTTCAGTGATTAAAACAGTGCACTACCCAattttcccttgtttaaaacaaagacatcgctggattggtgtgaaCTCACCAATCCAACAATGACAGCTTCTGATAAGTTACCCAAAAAATATTCCAAATCATTTGCTGATAACCAAAaaatcacagcaggggctcaatcgttttacgatttcagaaaagacaaAGTTAAAACAACTATAtccatactgaaatcgttgtgtgatggtactttgcgtgacatattgagcaatgctgtttgtgtttgtaacatctgagtacaatgaacgacagccatataagaaaatgataaaaaaaatagagATAATATTGTCACACATTGCACATCTGGTGTTACAAAGACACGATTTGtgtgtacggcgcaaggtgtgatttggtgcaaactttatttgagacaataaaaaccaaaattttttttttaaaaaaatataacaaatttattttgtgttacaaaaaaaaaaaaaaaagggaacccgGTTTTAAGGGGTGCCAATGTCCGCAACCAAAGGGGATTCATATCCCCCAGTTTTTTGtgatgaggagaccgaggaggaggaagagggggaggaagcagcatactctatgacactagacgggatgccgacatcagtcCAGCCAGTGGATGGTGGTGGCGAGACTGCAACAGAAGCAGGTGagagaggaggagggacgaccagtgtccttggctggctactccggctctgggtcgacccaggctgtgtagatggtgtactcctggttgacccaggctgggtactgggtgtactccgtgtagacccagcctgggtacttggtgtgctccgggtcgacccaggctgtgttctggtggtactttggggagcagccatagccaaggacgtAGTGCTTGTGGTCGTCatggtcttcttcttcttctttttcctcctctctccctctgggtgggggtcggcttcccgtctgtgcccccttgaaggcctgtcaggctcggaACTTTGGGGCtcagttctgtggtggcggtggcggcggcggtggccctcggcacgcggacctctgtggtggtgctctgcagcaggagtcggagtcatggcagccagcgatggtactgcgggcatatttgtcgctgactgcatgacccgagcctgctgcagagcactgacatataaattgttgcagccctgcatgaacgaaatctggagttccggcgtaagatgttccaccatgccgttgtgaatggcactaaagaaatgttttgccggcctcgagagat
Encoded here:
- the LOC138651219 gene encoding uncharacterized protein — its product is MDRSMESIYLTFELELALAIAYAFACHEQRRRDKLRRRSRRRFWLHPIVEVRESRGAYHCLFGELNENQDKYLEYTRMTKDSFRYLLRLVEGTISRQDTQLRKSISPEERLLVTLRFLATGETLRSLHFQFRIGVSTLSGIIADTCRALWDNLREEFLPIPTQEIWHANAQKFHKVCSFPNCIGAVDGKHIRITKPSRSGSLFYNYKKYFSTVLMAIAGADCRFLAVDIGAFGRANDSRTFKESDMGQRLYNNNFNFPHPRPLPNTDGPDLPFVVVGDEAFQMSGNLLKPYSSRGLDRTKTIFNYRLSRARRTVECAFGILVSKWRILGSAINLKIETVDEVVKACVVLHNFIIDKERVNVELDEHIQNPLPDYQDHPLRTTVEIAHMRDQFAAYFVSDVGRVSWQDEMV